Proteins encoded by one window of Simiduia curdlanivorans:
- a CDS encoding putative bifunctional diguanylate cyclase/phosphodiesterase, whose protein sequence is MTKFSSKLLLTFALLMVLTLSAVSWAVLRSTQDTAVRYANSELDVGERVLAKLMLENRRQLIERATLLADDYGFRQAVATNEQETLVSALANHGDRIGAGLVMLIDNEGKVQLSSHNIANEEAELGARIAASQDAFSTMLLAEDQVFQLALVPVRAPNLIAWVGLGFIVDEKLLTGLKDIAKANVSLFAGVNHQILATTLPLFHIEFVNDRLSGKAENRLSEYVALLSVQGWLNRWVRLTDASDANIQFLLSVSSDQLTASFDQLEARMLTIAAIALVLVLGAIFYISMGITKPIGQLARSAARMTKGDYSEPIALHSKDEFGVLATSLNAMQTAIKEREEKISYQAGHDLETGLMNRDLMRRQLDIWFHQESDFAVILLSIENMQRLGDLYGVSYIQQFLPEIAQRLSATNGALDRLARLDSGTFLMAIAGVDKLTQAREKIQRAFSESLERAGVQISLEVIMGSIECVAQANNYEDMIRRVNIALTEAREKGLDHHHYQAGADERHLRKLTLSNRLQRAIEAGGFELLYQPQLHLGTGKIAGVEALIRWTDDELGRVFPDEFIPLAEESGNISHITRWVVNKVKADAELLDSVAAGLKIGVNLSAKDILSGELIEGFIDDHNSNQLRHIQLGYEVTETALVEDAELAIENLTKLQAAGISLAMDDFGTGFSSLSQLKILPIDILKIDKSFVLKLAGNVEDQKIVAATIQMAHALGLNVVAEGVEDLAALKLLQSFHCDLVQGYFLARPMPLDSLMSWLPNFTGVDVNAGVTNEGG, encoded by the coding sequence ATGACTAAATTTAGTAGCAAGCTGTTATTAACCTTTGCTTTGCTGATGGTGTTGACATTATCGGCGGTGAGTTGGGCCGTGCTTAGGTCAACTCAAGATACGGCTGTGCGCTATGCCAACAGTGAACTCGATGTGGGCGAGCGGGTTCTGGCAAAATTAATGTTGGAAAATCGGCGCCAATTAATTGAGCGCGCGACGTTGTTAGCCGACGACTATGGCTTTCGCCAAGCGGTCGCAACTAACGAACAAGAAACCTTGGTATCAGCCTTGGCCAATCACGGCGATCGCATAGGCGCCGGTCTCGTAATGTTGATTGACAATGAAGGTAAAGTGCAACTCAGCAGCCACAATATTGCCAATGAGGAAGCAGAGCTGGGTGCGCGTATCGCCGCCAGCCAAGACGCTTTTAGCACCATGTTGCTGGCAGAAGATCAAGTGTTTCAGTTGGCGCTGGTGCCCGTTCGCGCGCCCAATTTAATTGCCTGGGTGGGTTTGGGTTTTATTGTGGATGAAAAATTACTCACCGGCTTGAAGGATATCGCCAAGGCGAATGTCAGCCTATTCGCTGGAGTAAACCACCAAATTCTCGCAACTACCCTGCCCTTGTTTCACATTGAGTTTGTTAACGATCGGCTTAGCGGAAAGGCTGAAAATCGATTATCTGAATACGTGGCCTTGTTATCCGTGCAGGGCTGGCTCAACCGCTGGGTTAGGCTAACCGATGCCAGTGATGCCAACATTCAGTTTTTGCTGTCTGTCTCCTCCGATCAATTAACCGCGAGCTTTGATCAGCTTGAAGCTCGCATGCTGACGATTGCGGCCATCGCCCTGGTGCTGGTATTAGGCGCCATATTTTATATTTCTATGGGTATCACTAAACCCATTGGTCAATTGGCAAGGTCTGCGGCGCGGATGACCAAGGGTGATTATTCAGAGCCCATTGCTCTGCACAGCAAAGATGAGTTTGGTGTGTTAGCTACCAGTTTGAATGCGATGCAAACGGCGATTAAAGAGCGCGAAGAAAAAATTAGCTACCAGGCAGGACACGATCTAGAAACCGGCTTAATGAATCGGGATTTAATGCGCCGTCAGCTCGACATTTGGTTTCATCAAGAATCTGATTTCGCCGTTATTCTGTTGAGCATTGAAAATATGCAGCGCTTGGGCGACCTCTATGGTGTGTCTTACATTCAACAATTTCTGCCGGAAATTGCCCAGCGTCTGTCGGCGACAAATGGCGCCTTGGATCGACTGGCACGCTTGGATAGCGGCACATTTTTAATGGCCATAGCGGGAGTCGATAAATTAACTCAAGCGCGGGAAAAAATTCAGCGCGCCTTCAGCGAAAGTTTAGAGCGTGCGGGCGTTCAGATTAGTCTGGAAGTCATAATGGGCAGTATTGAATGCGTGGCACAGGCCAATAACTACGAGGATATGATTCGGCGGGTAAACATTGCCCTAACCGAGGCGAGAGAAAAAGGTCTAGATCACCATCACTATCAAGCCGGTGCTGATGAGCGTCACCTGCGTAAACTAACCCTTTCAAATCGACTGCAGCGGGCCATAGAGGCGGGTGGCTTCGAGCTACTCTATCAACCGCAGCTGCACCTTGGCACTGGAAAAATTGCCGGGGTCGAAGCGCTCATTCGCTGGACCGACGACGAGTTGGGCAGAGTGTTTCCCGACGAATTTATTCCGCTGGCCGAGGAGTCTGGCAATATTTCTCATATCACCCGCTGGGTGGTGAATAAAGTCAAAGCCGATGCCGAGTTGCTGGATTCGGTGGCAGCTGGGTTAAAAATCGGCGTTAACCTGTCGGCTAAAGATATCCTGTCCGGCGAGTTGATCGAAGGCTTTATCGACGATCATAACAGCAACCAGTTGCGACATATCCAGCTGGGTTATGAAGTCACGGAAACAGCCTTAGTGGAAGATGCCGAGCTAGCGATTGAGAATTTAACAAAATTACAGGCCGCCGGCATATCGCTAGCGATGGATGATTTTGGCACCGGTTTTTCATCGTTATCGCAGTTAAAAATACTGCCCATTGATATTCTGAAAATCGATAAGTCCTTTGTGCTGAAACTGGCCGGCAATGTCGAAGATCAAAAGATTGTTGCAGCGACCATTCAAATGGCGCACGCACTTGGATTAAACGTTGTGGCTGAAGGTGTTGAAGATTTAGCCGCACTCAAGCTTTTACAATCGTTTCACTGCGACCTAGTGCAGGGTTATTTTTTGGCGCGCCCCATGCCGCTGGACAGCTTGATGTCCTGGCTGCCCAATTTTACCGGTGTTGATGTTAACGCCGGTGTCACGAATGAAGGAGGTTGA
- a CDS encoding HD domain-containing protein, translating into MAIERWRDLMARLGFGPNDAVFQRLHDAYSESHRHYHTGQHIDALLTHYDAVRAQAHQPEEVEVAIWFHDCIYKPFSSSNELDSANLAVEFLQKNGADDRRCSNVHTLIMATLHTAPVAEFDQILLVDIDLSILGAPEQIYAQFEQDVRREYRWVPRPIYRRKRKQLLVGFLNRASIFQTDYFRDKFERNARDNLARAIVKL; encoded by the coding sequence ATGGCTATTGAGCGCTGGCGAGATCTGATGGCGCGCTTAGGCTTTGGACCGAATGACGCTGTATTTCAAAGGCTGCACGACGCTTATTCAGAGTCCCATCGTCACTACCACACCGGTCAACACATTGACGCCTTATTAACCCACTACGACGCCGTTCGCGCGCAAGCGCATCAGCCTGAAGAGGTTGAAGTTGCGATCTGGTTTCACGACTGTATCTACAAACCGTTTTCCAGCAGTAATGAATTAGATAGCGCTAATCTCGCCGTCGAGTTTTTACAAAAAAATGGTGCCGATGATAGGCGCTGTAGCAATGTCCACACGTTGATTATGGCAACCTTGCACACTGCCCCGGTGGCAGAGTTTGATCAAATACTGTTAGTGGATATCGATCTGAGCATACTCGGTGCACCGGAGCAGATTTACGCACAGTTCGAGCAGGATGTGCGCAGGGAATATCGTTGGGTGCCTAGGCCGATTTATCGGCGCAAGCGTAAACAACTGTTGGTGGGTTTTTTAAATCGTGCAAGCATTTTTCAAACGGACTATTTTCGAGATAAGTTTGAGCGTAATGCGCGTGATAATTTGGCTCGCGCTATCGTAAAGCTTTAA
- the chrA gene encoding chromate efflux transporter, translating to MIDQTPARAESVSRLEAFYYWLKLGFISFGGPAGQISMMHQELVEKRRWISEHRFLHALNYTMVLPGPEAQQLATYIGWLMHGVWGGILAGVLFVLPSFFMLVALTWVYLAYGDLAWVAAILYGVKPAVTAIVVFAAYRIGVRALKNNALRLMALLAFMALFFFNLPFPYIVIGAGIIGFLGGKLAPETFRLGAARVATLQPLGAALIDDDTPIPGHAVFKLRKAVLILLSSLALWCIALAALIAWQGADSVLVDMASFFTKAAFVTFGGAYAVLPYVHQGGVETYAWLTTAQMMDGLALGETTPGPLIMVVAFVGFVGGWTKAIFGAALLPLAGLVAAGVVTFFTFLPSFLFILLGGPAVEASRDEVAFTAPLTGISAAVVGVIVNLAAFFAMHVFWPQGMAADFDGLSLLIALGAFVAMWRWNLGVVPVIFASALAGAASLLLA from the coding sequence ATGATAGACCAAACCCCAGCCAGGGCTGAATCGGTATCCCGCTTAGAGGCTTTCTATTATTGGCTAAAGTTGGGCTTTATAAGTTTCGGCGGGCCGGCCGGGCAAATTAGCATGATGCACCAAGAGCTGGTGGAAAAACGCCGCTGGATTTCTGAGCATCGCTTTTTACATGCACTCAACTACACCATGGTGTTACCCGGCCCAGAGGCGCAGCAGCTGGCTACCTATATTGGCTGGTTAATGCACGGTGTTTGGGGCGGCATCTTAGCCGGCGTTCTGTTTGTGTTGCCGTCCTTCTTCATGTTGGTGGCGTTAACCTGGGTGTATTTAGCCTATGGCGATCTCGCCTGGGTGGCGGCCATTCTCTACGGCGTTAAACCGGCCGTTACCGCCATTGTTGTCTTCGCCGCTTATCGCATCGGCGTGCGCGCGTTAAAAAATAACGCCTTGCGGCTAATGGCGTTGCTGGCGTTTATGGCTTTATTTTTTTTCAACTTGCCGTTTCCCTACATCGTGATTGGCGCCGGTATTATCGGCTTTCTTGGCGGAAAATTGGCACCGGAAACATTTCGCTTGGGCGCTGCTAGAGTCGCAACCCTGCAGCCACTTGGCGCCGCCCTAATTGACGATGACACGCCGATACCGGGCCATGCCGTATTTAAATTGCGCAAAGCGGTGTTGATATTGCTCTCTAGCCTAGCGCTTTGGTGTATTGCACTGGCCGCTTTAATCGCGTGGCAGGGTGCAGACAGCGTTTTGGTAGACATGGCAAGCTTCTTTACCAAAGCGGCATTTGTCACCTTCGGTGGCGCTTATGCCGTTTTGCCCTATGTGCACCAGGGTGGCGTAGAAACTTACGCTTGGTTAACCACTGCGCAAATGATGGATGGCCTGGCGCTGGGTGAAACCACGCCTGGGCCATTGATTATGGTGGTGGCCTTTGTCGGCTTTGTGGGCGGTTGGACCAAGGCCATTTTTGGCGCAGCACTGCTGCCCTTAGCAGGCCTAGTGGCGGCCGGCGTGGTGACTTTTTTTACCTTTTTACCGTCCTTTTTATTCATTCTTCTGGGCGGCCCAGCGGTAGAGGCAAGCCGCGACGAGGTGGCGTTTACCGCGCCGCTCACCGGTATTAGCGCCGCCGTGGTGGGCGTTATCGTCAATCTAGCAGCTTTCTTCGCCATGCACGTATTTTGGCCCCAGGGCATGGCGGCTGATTTTGATGGGCTCTCGTTACTGATTGCGCTGGGCGCCTTTGTTGCCATGTGGCGATGGAATCTAGGTGTCGTGCCGGTAATTTTCGCCAGTGCGTTGGCTGGTGCCGCTAGCCTGCTGTTAGCCTAA
- a CDS encoding group I truncated hemoglobin: MNSVRTSITWLLLVFMLASCSHLTEQSREQSLYQRLGGAPGIATIVDNFLYQIGESDVLRPLFVHTDIERFHEKLSEQLCEISGGPCRYSGDEMTEVHAGLAMNNRHFDAVVNAFISAMEQADVEVSAQNALLEKLAAMHADVMRDVVAPS; this comes from the coding sequence ATGAATAGCGTTAGAACTTCCATTACATGGCTGTTGTTGGTTTTTATGCTGGCCAGCTGCAGTCATCTAACAGAGCAATCGCGCGAACAAAGTTTATATCAACGACTCGGTGGCGCGCCGGGAATCGCCACCATTGTTGATAATTTTCTCTATCAAATAGGCGAAAGCGATGTCTTGCGTCCGCTGTTTGTGCACACGGATATAGAGCGCTTTCACGAAAAGCTGAGCGAACAATTATGCGAAATAAGCGGTGGCCCGTGCCGTTATTCCGGTGATGAGATGACCGAAGTGCACGCCGGATTGGCGATGAACAATCGTCATTTTGACGCGGTGGTAAATGCCTTTATCAGCGCCATGGAACAAGCCGATGTGGAGGTGTCTGCGCAAAACGCTCTGCTGGAAAAGCTGGCCGCGATGCACGCAGATGTTATGCGCGATGTGGTGGCGCCGAGTTGA
- a CDS encoding cupin domain-containing protein, translating to MDVIRAKEFTAERAWGAKTVANMNGVTTRLHWTDQPYKWHINDGEEVFVVLDGRVEMYYRECLGDEKIERSVVLHTGDIFFASVGTEHVAHPLGEARILVVEKAGSI from the coding sequence ATGGACGTCATACGAGCAAAAGAGTTTACCGCCGAGCGCGCTTGGGGCGCCAAAACTGTTGCAAACATGAATGGCGTGACAACGCGCCTGCATTGGACCGATCAACCCTATAAATGGCATATCAATGACGGCGAAGAGGTTTTCGTGGTGTTAGACGGCAGGGTCGAAATGTATTATCGCGAGTGTCTGGGCGACGAAAAAATCGAGCGCAGCGTGGTACTGCACACGGGCGATATTTTTTTCGCCAGTGTGGGCACCGAACATGTGGCACACCCCCTTGGCGAGGCGAGAATTTTAGTGGTTGAAAAGGCGGGCAGTATTTAG
- the metE gene encoding 5-methyltetrahydropteroyltriglutamate--homocysteine S-methyltransferase has product MALIHNLGFPRIGKQRELKFALEGYWAGKLSRAELESCGKTLRAQHWQAQQDLDLVPVGDFAWYDQVLTLSATLGVIPARHRQGDIELDTLFRTARGRSSQSSEANGCCAHQSESAASEMTKWFDTNYHYLVPEFELEQNFALGYHQLVEEITEALALGVKAKPVLIGPLTYLWLGKFTQPEHNTTEHKLALLEKLLPVYRQLLNAIAKTGVTWVQIDEPILALDLPAAWQQAFESTYHQLQIRELNILLANYFGPLGANLSTAIQLPVAGLHIDAVRGAEELPRLLDRLSPHKVLSVGIIDGRNIWATDCDKALATLAPALEQLGERLWLAPSCSLLHVPYDLALEKNIAADVQPWLAFATQKLQELTLLRAALQQPNAALIKEKLAHGRRIQTARVESSRVHNPAVQARLKNLTPAAAARQSPFATRISAQQQRLKLPLLPTTSIGSFPQTSEIRNARKLYKQGKLTSKEYTQLMQSEIRKAIHIQEEIDLDVLVHGEAERNDMVEYFGEQLEGFIFSQYGWVQSYGSRCVKPPIIVGDISRPKAMTVDWACYAQSLSKKPVKGMLTGPITMLCWSFVRDDQPRSATALQLALAIRDEVSDLETAGIHIIQIDEPALREGLPLLKKDWPAYLDWATHAFRVSSSSVADSTQIHTHMCYAEFNDIIEAISALDADVITLETSRSNMELLNAFEHFAYPNQIGPGVYDIHSPNQPDQQWVSNLIEKAARKIPLNNLWVNPDCGLKTRTWDETKAALATMVLATKQLRAQLG; this is encoded by the coding sequence CACTGATTCACAACCTCGGCTTTCCGCGCATTGGTAAACAGCGCGAGCTAAAATTTGCCCTCGAAGGCTACTGGGCCGGCAAGCTGTCTCGAGCCGAGCTGGAAAGCTGCGGCAAAACACTGCGCGCCCAGCACTGGCAGGCTCAACAAGATTTGGACTTGGTACCCGTAGGCGATTTTGCCTGGTACGACCAAGTGCTCACCCTGTCGGCAACCCTAGGCGTTATTCCCGCCCGGCACCGCCAGGGCGATATCGAACTCGACACTCTGTTTCGCACTGCCCGCGGCAGATCCAGCCAATCGAGTGAAGCCAATGGCTGCTGCGCCCATCAAAGTGAGAGCGCCGCCAGTGAAATGACCAAATGGTTCGATACCAACTATCACTACCTAGTGCCGGAATTTGAGCTAGAGCAAAACTTTGCCCTTGGCTACCATCAGCTGGTCGAGGAGATAACCGAAGCGCTGGCGCTCGGCGTTAAGGCCAAGCCGGTACTTATTGGCCCGCTCACCTATTTATGGCTAGGAAAATTTACCCAGCCCGAGCACAACACCACCGAACATAAACTGGCACTGTTAGAAAAATTACTGCCGGTTTATCGGCAACTCCTCAACGCAATTGCCAAAACTGGCGTCACTTGGGTGCAAATAGACGAGCCCATTTTAGCCCTCGATTTGCCCGCGGCGTGGCAGCAAGCGTTTGAATCGACCTACCATCAGCTGCAAATCCGCGAGCTGAATATTTTACTGGCCAATTACTTTGGCCCGCTCGGCGCCAACCTCAGCACGGCCATTCAATTACCCGTGGCAGGCCTGCATATCGACGCGGTGCGCGGCGCCGAAGAACTACCCCGGCTACTCGATCGCCTTAGCCCGCACAAAGTGTTATCGGTGGGCATTATTGATGGGCGCAATATCTGGGCCACCGATTGCGATAAAGCGCTCGCCACGCTGGCGCCCGCGCTTGAACAATTGGGCGAGCGGCTTTGGCTGGCACCGTCTTGCTCGCTGTTGCACGTGCCCTATGACCTTGCGTTAGAAAAAAATATCGCCGCCGACGTGCAACCTTGGCTGGCCTTTGCCACGCAAAAATTACAGGAACTCACGCTGCTGCGCGCTGCGCTGCAGCAACCGAACGCAGCGCTAATCAAGGAAAAGCTCGCCCATGGGCGCCGCATTCAAACAGCACGCGTAGAATCATCGCGCGTGCACAACCCAGCTGTGCAAGCGCGCCTAAAAAATCTTACCCCGGCAGCGGCAGCGCGCCAATCGCCCTTCGCAACGCGCATTTCGGCGCAACAACAGCGGCTCAAACTGCCCCTGTTGCCCACCACCAGTATCGGCTCCTTTCCTCAGACCAGCGAAATTCGAAATGCCCGAAAGCTGTATAAACAAGGCAAGCTAACGAGCAAGGAATACACCCAGTTGATGCAGTCGGAAATTCGCAAGGCCATTCACATCCAAGAAGAAATTGATCTCGATGTATTGGTACACGGCGAAGCCGAGCGCAATGACATGGTGGAATATTTTGGCGAGCAGCTAGAAGGCTTTATTTTTAGCCAATACGGCTGGGTGCAAAGTTATGGCTCGCGCTGCGTTAAACCACCCATTATTGTGGGCGATATTTCTCGGCCTAAAGCCATGACGGTAGATTGGGCCTGCTATGCACAATCGCTAAGCAAGAAGCCAGTAAAAGGCATGCTCACCGGGCCAATTACCATGTTGTGTTGGTCTTTCGTACGCGACGATCAACCGCGCTCGGCAACCGCCTTACAATTGGCGCTGGCTATTCGCGATGAAGTGTCCGATCTCGAAACGGCGGGCATTCATATCATTCAAATTGACGAGCCGGCCTTGCGCGAAGGTTTGCCACTGTTGAAAAAAGATTGGCCGGCTTATTTAGACTGGGCAACTCATGCGTTTCGGGTTAGCTCGTCTTCAGTGGCCGATAGCACACAAATTCACACCCACATGTGCTACGCCGAGTTTAACGATATTATCGAAGCCATTAGTGCTCTCGATGCCGATGTCATCACCCTTGAAACCTCGCGCTCCAATATGGAACTGCTGAATGCCTTCGAACACTTCGCCTACCCGAATCAAATTGGCCCTGGCGTTTACGATATTCACTCGCCCAATCAACCAGATCAACAATGGGTCAGCAACCTGATCGAAAAAGCCGCGCGCAAAATTCCACTCAACAACCTCTGGGTGAATCCAGATTGCGGCTTAAAGACGCGCACCTGGGATGAAACAAAAGCGGCACTTGCCACCATGGTATTGGCCACCAAGCAACTCAGGGCCCAACTGGGCTAG
- the rsgA gene encoding ribosome small subunit-dependent GTPase A: protein MDDVQPTLADLGWRPFFQQQLSLDELTEFSIGRIVEHHRSHIVVLGEQGPVNVLVPPQSDAVCVGDWVLIDAALRLHRCLESQSLFKRKAPGSKVDAQLIAANVDRLFVVCSLNQDFNLSRIERYLALAKEAEVEPIVVLTKADLAADVDDKYQQVQALDPRLMVHAINALDATDLDLLASYCQRGSTLALLGSSGVGKSTLVNGLMGLELQQTNSIRADDGKGRHTTTARALKWLPSGGLLMDTPGMRELQLSECEQGVSDTFSEIVELAEHCRFSDCQHEQEPGCAVQKAIAAGAVAQRRLDSYKKLMREQALNAASLAEKRSKDKAFGKMIGRVQKQSRQNKKGY, encoded by the coding sequence ATGGATGATGTGCAACCAACCTTAGCGGATCTCGGTTGGCGCCCTTTCTTCCAGCAGCAATTAAGTTTGGATGAGCTCACTGAGTTTAGTATTGGTCGAATAGTTGAACATCACCGCAGCCATATTGTGGTGTTGGGCGAGCAGGGGCCGGTTAATGTTCTGGTGCCGCCACAGAGCGATGCTGTTTGCGTCGGCGATTGGGTTTTAATTGATGCAGCGCTGCGTTTGCACCGCTGCCTTGAATCTCAGTCGCTGTTTAAACGCAAAGCACCTGGTTCAAAAGTCGATGCGCAACTTATTGCCGCGAATGTAGACCGCTTGTTTGTAGTGTGCTCGCTCAATCAAGATTTTAATTTGAGCCGTATCGAACGCTATTTGGCGCTGGCTAAAGAAGCCGAAGTGGAGCCGATTGTGGTGTTAACTAAAGCCGATTTGGCTGCTGATGTGGATGATAAATATCAGCAGGTTCAGGCTCTAGATCCGCGTTTGATGGTACACGCCATAAATGCGCTCGACGCGACAGATCTCGATCTGCTGGCGAGTTATTGCCAACGCGGTAGCACCTTGGCGTTATTGGGTTCATCCGGCGTGGGCAAATCCACTTTGGTTAACGGTTTGATGGGGCTCGAGCTACAGCAAACCAACAGCATTCGCGCTGACGATGGCAAAGGCCGTCACACCACAACGGCTCGGGCGTTAAAATGGCTGCCCAGTGGCGGTTTATTGATGGATACGCCGGGTATGCGAGAGCTACAGCTGAGTGAGTGCGAACAGGGCGTGAGCGATACGTTTAGCGAGATTGTCGAGTTGGCCGAGCACTGTCGGTTTTCCGATTGTCAGCACGAACAGGAACCGGGTTGTGCCGTACAAAAGGCAATAGCGGCGGGCGCAGTGGCCCAGCGCCGATTAGATAGCTATAAAAAATTAATGCGCGAACAGGCGCTTAACGCCGCAAGCCTAGCCGAGAAACGATCGAAAGATAAAGCTTTTGGAAAAATGATTGGCAGGGTGCAGAAACAATCGCGGCAGAACAAAAAAGGCTATTAA
- a CDS encoding DUF3034 family protein: MLLRILPSIVSALVLSFVALLALVTAPVLAQSRILATPGAMQVEGAAGGGLVPWAVIGSYANEGEWGASAALTKVAVQDFSLTNAALLVGVNNRFELSYAHQTLRLGDTAAGELSAASAGAYPYLTVEQDVFGAKVRLAGDLIYGDLPQVSLGGQYKINHNADLATQVLGAESDSGTDIYVSASKLYLNALAGRNLLLNATVRYTDANQLGLLGFGGDKSAALVGEFSAALLFNRHWATGVEYRQKPNLLNSVEEDAWADAFVAWFPSQRFTLVAAYADLGNIALWDKQRGWYLSVQINH; encoded by the coding sequence ATGTTGCTGCGCATATTACCCAGCATAGTGTCTGCATTAGTCTTAAGCTTTGTTGCGTTGTTAGCGCTGGTCACAGCGCCAGTGTTGGCACAGAGCCGCATTCTCGCGACCCCGGGCGCTATGCAAGTTGAAGGCGCCGCTGGTGGTGGTTTGGTGCCCTGGGCGGTCATTGGCAGCTATGCCAATGAAGGTGAGTGGGGTGCATCGGCGGCACTGACTAAGGTGGCTGTGCAAGATTTTTCGTTAACCAATGCGGCATTGCTTGTGGGAGTTAACAATCGGTTTGAGTTGAGTTATGCACACCAAACTCTGCGTTTAGGTGATACGGCGGCGGGTGAACTTAGCGCCGCAAGCGCCGGCGCTTATCCTTATCTTACGGTCGAGCAAGATGTATTTGGCGCAAAAGTTAGATTGGCGGGCGATCTAATTTATGGTGACTTACCCCAAGTGAGTCTGGGGGGGCAGTATAAAATAAATCACAATGCCGATTTAGCCACCCAGGTGTTAGGGGCTGAGTCCGATAGCGGAACGGATATTTATGTGTCTGCCTCAAAGCTGTATCTCAACGCTTTGGCTGGGCGCAATCTATTACTCAATGCAACAGTGCGCTATACCGATGCCAATCAACTTGGCTTGCTGGGTTTCGGTGGCGATAAATCTGCCGCTCTGGTGGGCGAGTTTTCAGCGGCATTGTTATTCAATCGCCATTGGGCCACCGGTGTTGAATACAGGCAAAAACCAAACCTGTTGAATAGCGTCGAGGAAGACGCTTGGGCCGATGCTTTCGTGGCCTGGTTTCCTAGTCAGCGCTTTACCCTGGTGGCAGCCTATGCCGATCTAGGAAATATTGCGCTCTGGGATAAGCAACGCGGTTGGTATTTATCGGTACAAATTAATCATTAA
- the tmpT gene encoding thiopurine S-methyltransferase, which produces MQKDFWLSRWHNNEIGFHNNDVNPLLVEYLPRLSLPSSSRLLLPLCGKSRDIAWLLSEGFAVLGVELSELAVTQLFAELNLTPSLEQKPHCKIFSAENLIILVADIFELRAADIGAVDGIYDRAALVALPPDMRGRYAKHLADISRCPPQLLVSFDYRQAAMPGPPFSVPEAELKRLYSGRYQLQRLASSALEGGLKGKCEALEQVWLLQPKRETR; this is translated from the coding sequence GTGCAAAAAGACTTTTGGTTAAGCCGCTGGCATAACAACGAAATTGGCTTTCACAATAATGATGTCAACCCACTGCTGGTAGAATATCTGCCGCGCCTGAGTTTACCTTCGTCATCCCGGCTTCTGTTGCCCTTGTGCGGAAAATCTCGCGATATCGCTTGGCTGTTGAGCGAAGGTTTTGCTGTGTTGGGTGTCGAGCTTTCCGAGCTGGCGGTAACGCAATTATTTGCCGAGCTAAATTTAACGCCAAGCCTTGAACAAAAGCCTCACTGTAAAATATTCAGTGCCGAGAACTTAATTATTCTGGTCGCCGATATCTTTGAGCTAAGGGCCGCCGATATAGGTGCAGTGGACGGCATATACGATAGAGCAGCGCTGGTGGCATTGCCGCCGGACATGCGTGGCCGCTATGCAAAGCATCTAGCGGATATTAGCCGCTGCCCACCACAGCTATTGGTGAGTTTTGACTATCGACAAGCGGCCATGCCAGGGCCACCTTTTTCTGTACCTGAAGCTGAGCTTAAGCGTTTGTATTCAGGTCGCTATCAGTTGCAGCGCCTAGCTAGCTCCGCCTTAGAAGGCGGCTTGAAAGGCAAATGCGAGGCCTTAGAGCAGGTGTGGTTACTGCAACCTAAGCGCGAGACTAGATAA
- a CDS encoding glutathione S-transferase family protein yields MSVHIYGPQFSNFVRSVQWVCEEKGIAYTLGFEPDGKAVEFRGPQHGQWHPYSKIPVLIHNGCALGETSAICRYLDDNFPGTSLTPADPWQKAEVDSWCQLLSIYIDKAVVRDYLLELVFPKGEDGKPRVDVLAAGKPAAVAALNIVEEKLAAQPFLFGDQPTLADAIAAPIVCYATGLPAGVSLVPAESTLHDYAKRMMASPSGQKVLLAK; encoded by the coding sequence ATGAGTGTTCATATCTATGGCCCACAATTCAGTAATTTTGTGCGCAGCGTTCAGTGGGTGTGCGAGGAAAAGGGCATTGCTTACACCTTAGGCTTCGAGCCCGATGGTAAAGCGGTGGAGTTTCGCGGGCCGCAGCACGGCCAGTGGCACCCCTATAGCAAAATTCCGGTGTTAATTCACAACGGCTGCGCACTGGGTGAAACCTCGGCTATTTGCCGCTATCTCGACGACAATTTTCCTGGCACTAGTCTCACACCGGCAGACCCATGGCAAAAAGCCGAAGTGGATTCTTGGTGTCAACTCTTGAGTATTTACATCGATAAGGCGGTAGTGCGCGATTACCTATTGGAATTGGTCTTCCCGAAGGGCGAAGATGGCAAGCCGCGCGTCGATGTGTTGGCCGCGGGCAAGCCGGCTGCCGTAGCGGCGTTAAACATTGTCGAGGAAAAATTAGCGGCGCAGCCGTTTTTATTTGGCGACCAGCCCACCCTTGCCGATGCCATTGCGGCACCGATTGTTTGCTATGCCACTGGCCTGCCCGCTGGCGTGAGTCTGGTGCCAGCTGAATCAACATTACACGATTACGCCAAGCGCATGATGGCCAGTCCATCCGGGCAGAAAGTGCTGTTGGCGAAATAA